Genomic window (Zingiber officinale cultivar Zhangliang chromosome 2B, Zo_v1.1, whole genome shotgun sequence):
AATCTAAtttttaaactcattttaaattttttcagaTACACTCgttgtgcgtgtgacccaataagttcttgATTTAtattggtcgtccataattaactatgaATAATGGAATTATCATGAATGACACCTAGtaatacatcatgatccccaattaatcaaaaaatcaaCGGTTGATTCCATAACCACTTCTGAACTTTTTAGTGACTACCGTGAGTCatgtctcattcctttcactcatcttataacCATTTGGTTTAGGACATGGTTTATGTGTTAATTTCCACAAGGCTGACTATGTcatacctagcccaagtaatattttttcattatgtgaattcaaattactcaaacatGTGTCTAAAAGTTTCATACTCTTGACATGTGATACTTTAGTCAAAGATTTCGAGTAATAATCCTGACAAAAGGTCGCAGGATATATGCTTCGTTGTAAGGAGTGGTGAATCTTTTGTTGGCTATCCAATCACCTTCGAACACTTCAAGTTATACCCAATTATCTTGGGTTCACACCTCCTCAGAGatatttgcttaagatgtcaaagtataagtctccatgaccatgATAACTTGAATACCTCAAATCGAAGAAAACTCGCACTTAACCtacaatgagatcttcattgacatatatatatatatatatatatatatagagagagagagagagagagagagagaaccatatgaagtctctgTTGGTACAATttcactaatgatctaactcatgttttgatgtataacaataagttaaagttagactTGTGATTTAACTTCTTGAGCTAAGTGTGCAGGCTAATAGACTCAATGGATTTAGAGGATCAGACACTAGACTAAAATCCAGTTAGGTTAGGGAAGACCAGATgactagcaggaagtccagttgggtcagaGAGGATCAgatagctagcaagaagtccagtCAGGTCAGGAAGGACTAGACGACTGGATGAAGTCCAGATGGTGCATCTattaggaagacctggtgggtcaagagaacATATGTTAAGTAAGTATGaaaatggtaagtgaaggtaagcattGGTGGAGAGATATCCAGTGAGAATGAGTCCTAGTAGGATTATAGGCACTAGTCTAACTTAGGTTTAttttagaaatctaggttgagactAAGACTAGATTCTGATCTTGGTAAAACAagatctaactcataaatatatAAACTGCTCatgtatatatttttctaactctgtgTTGTAGAGACATACGTAGATCTTCGAATCCTACATGTGTAGCTACTAACAGCGTCTGATTCCGAGTTTGGAGTCAAAAGATATGGCCTCCAGAAGATTACCGTGTCGAACCAGTGGATTAGAGGTGCCTCAAATGGATTAGGGGTCTCTCGAAtgagttggaggtgcctcggatggaTCGAAGGCACCTCAAATCAGTAATTTTATCTCTTCTGCATCAGATAAGGCCTATTGTAGGATCCCTGggtcattgaaggcaccttcaatgacctatataaggaggattcgGCTAGCTTTCAAGATACAACTCATATACAAGCATTCTTGCACTTTTTGATGCATCGTCTCTGTGCTACTGCTCTGTTGCAACTCTGCTACACCCAACTACTACAATTAGAGAGACACCAACCTTGAGCTACGAACTATAACTACAACAAGTATCAATTGTTGGTCGAATCCTTATCacattgacacatgagtatatattagagaatatatactgaattgacCTGTCATTAGAtatttcatggattgttatatgagtgttataaacattctcatagtaactattagtatgaataatccttagacctgaagtcactacggatccctacataaggagttgtgtactttggtatcgtcaaaagTCACCTATGATAAGGTGGACTATAAAATCGATCACtagtatgcaataaattatgcagagtgaTATGAGTGATATAGATGTGATGTATCACTTCTATATGACTGAAGTGATatatgtgggccccttgattaagtaggacacaagaatgcatggtcatgctcaaattagtcaatatgagatattgagtttatttgattgagtgtgtctacttagagatcaagaacataaagattgataagaggatgacatggtctataccttattgatcaatctatataTTAAGGATAAAAGGATTGAGTTATACAAAATAATAGACATGgacaggttaggtcagatcttgacattctcgtaacttgggtagcaatgatgcattgctacatgccactcattgcttatgtatctaaaatgttcatttggatacattgcctacgttacgagaacctattgagtcacacacaaagaatatgtTTGTTTAGAGATGGGTATTTTAATTTGACTAAAATATTGGGGACCTTAAGAATAATGAGTTAAtctaaagtgttggtgtcatctttgtagtgattgacactaatgctagtgggagactgttagtattagctctaagaGCTAATTATGAAAtgattaggcttattgggttaatgacttattgggttaatgacctattggattaatgattaatccaatatactaaatctaatccattaagaggataatgtagattaatggagattaattgaCATCATTATTGGAAGAAGATCAAAAGGaaaagactcttggtattccttaaagAATATAAAAGACCTTTTGATCTCATTTTTCATAAGAGACTCTTGATCTTCTAgtattcttcctcctccttcctctttggCTGAACTTTCTAAGTGGCTAACATCACAAAGTTGGTTCTTCTTTAAATCTTGAGTTCGTGAGAAGGACGGAATGTGTTCGTCTGGATATTGTAGAGACATAGccacttgatcgtgctgagatccaccGAGGACAAAGTCACTATCGTGAGTTAGTGTttatgcaacaaaggtataactctcatcataACTAGTATACGGTTTCCTTCGCATGAATATTCTAGAAAGGATCTTAAAGctatttattccgctgcgctcGTGTTGTTTTGTGCTCAAGATCCTTACATTAAATTgatggtcacagaaggctcaaagctttctcgTCCTCTTCGTGATCACCAAAGAaatttagcttgtccagtgtcaactgttgttgTGGAGCAGATGTTCAGTGCCAACggtaacatattagatgaacaatGATTAACTTTGTCTCTTGACTCATTGGAAGTCCAAGCATTACTCGATGATTGGACCAAAGTCAAAAAAAGAATTCAAGAAATGTAACTTTCAAATGACGaaattgaagattttgataccgaagGAACGAATACAACAGGAACGAGAAATGGAAGTAAGTGACAACATCACTttcaaatgtaaaaggataaaaatgttaaAGAACTATGTGGACTTTGATTCTCCTGTACCCTAATGGGGTACATAGGCAAATTAAATGAGTGCAAacctttttttaaataaaatttaaaatttttaatttttaatataataatcttgaaccatgGTGAACTGTGGTGAACCGTGAATCGACGATTTCGAACCGTGAATTGTAACAATCTTGGATGGTTAATGTTAAGGGTCAACCTACCAGAAACCGTTGAatcggcggttccgaaccgtggttaAGTTTAGCTCGAACGGTCTTTCGAACGTCCGGATTTGCACTCAGTTGCTCATGATTGTACAGGGTAATtttcctctatatatatatataatagtctGCACACCCTGCACACTCATTGACGACCCTCACAGATCCGGTGCCCTGAAACACTCCCGGGTGCCCCCAATTCACTTTTGAGAATTGCGGGCCCGAGAGGACTTGCGAATGCCAGGACCTTAGAGGGTCGCCCATGAGTGTACATGGTAAGGATGTGTAGGCTAAAATATATACTAGTTATTCAATTTACATTGATTAATTTTAAGAGTGATTTGTCTAGTCCTAagaaaattttccaccaaccactTACAACTCAACTCTACTCCAGAGCAAAGGAAGAGAAATCAGCAAGCCTACAAGTTTACCTTCATAAATGAAGTATCGATTCGACATTGAACAATCTTATAAGGATGACGAAGATTGCAGGGATCCACTATCGACAACTTACTGCAATGCTTCCATGATTTATCCTGGGGATCGATAAAAAACTTTTGTGAGACTGGATCAATCTCTTACAGGATTAGTTGGGTGGTAAAAATTGGACACCCGAGCTATATAAAAACAATCAACTGTCATGATCAATGTTCAGGTGTTCTCCTGGAAGTCCATGAGCTTCAACATCATGCCCAAGTGACACCAGACAGAATAACGATTATCCTGTGACCTAACGAGAAAAGGggaattgaggagaagacaagaagagatAACCGTTGTCCTGTCgatttttctataaaaaaaaattattattcaatAATAAAGGATTAATCATCATACAATTCAACATGTGGTTATATATACTCGGTACCTTaagacaaaaagaaaagaaatctcAATATATAGATATCAATTCTtatcatataaataaaagagTGAAATtctaaatgaaaagaaaaaatattaacaAACTGACTATACTAAAATTCTTAAATTgactcaaaatataaaaaataaaattatcaaagatatcttaaatactaaaaaaaaagtaaaaaaattatcaaaaataataataacaatctaCGGATCCTTCTACATCAGTCACCTTGTGTTAAAAAGACTTATTCTCGAGTTTAGAGCGTGTCAGATGATAGCCGGAAGATCATCTAGTATAAAATCCACAAAATCTATCAACAGCTGCTAGACGTTGGAGGTCCTAGTAAATCTTGCTAAAATGTCTTTGGTAATAAGGTATGAAACCCTCAAGAAGTTCGCTAACACCTTTGACTTCCATAATCTCAGTTggaggaaagatttttaaaaaaatcgatAAGCACAGCTGGTGCCGCATGGCAAAGTTGGGCTTTCTATTCCAGTCCCATCCAAATTCAAGAAAAACACGTATTTCTTCCTTCCTGAAACCACTAAGAGCTATCTGTATTGAATCTTCAGAATCTTTCTCAAGCATTTTCCAATTCTTGGCCTCTCAAAATTGCTTCCTGCTTATCTACAGCGGTGCAGTCATGCCAAGAATTTATGACAGCATCAGTGCCTTCAGTTGCAAGCTTCTCTGTCTTCTTCCCAACAGCCAATGCCCAAATCTTAATTGTTCTATCACCAGAAGAAGTCAGCACACATTGATCTCCAGGAGAGAACTTCATTGACCAAATTCCCCTCTTATGCCCTTTGAGTGCAGCAACAAAAGTTTGGCCAAGATGCCTCCATATACAAGCAGCGTGATCCTCAGAACCACTACAAACTGAGGTGTCATTTGGTGAGATGGCAAGAGAATTGATATCTTTGTCATGTGCAGCAATGACAGCTTTTGATTTTAGTGCAATCTCCATATCATCATCCTCAGAGATTCCATCAAAACTCCATACTTTAATCATCCGATCACTGCCTTCCTGTCCTGGTACCGCAGCACGCATGTCACCCAGATGGTTCAGACCAGGAGGATCTGTCGAATTCCTTTGGCGTATTCTGTCGACCAGCTCTCGTGCAATATCCAGAAACCCAACTGAGCTGTAGAAATAGGCACCAAAAGGATCATCTTTGGGTAAACTTCCACCTGGGATATAAGAAACTATCATGCTATGCATTACATTCGCACCGGGACGATCCAACAGAGTAAGAAAGAACTTGCAAAATCCTTCATAAAGATCTTTCTGGGCGCCAAAGGTTTTCGCtgttgttttaaaattttccagaGCACGTGCAAGATACTTCAAACTGAATTGTGGCTTCTGATTAGTCTCATCTTGCAACCTCTCCTCAGATTCTCGTTTGGTAGCTTTGTAAAATTGAACAATCCTATTAGAAAATCCACTATCAGGATCCATCTCGGCCATGTATCACCTAACAAAAAGAGTCAGATCATTTTCGTCCTGAATATCAGCTACAAAATACTCGGTAAATTTGCTTCTTAAAGAATATGTCAATTAACGCTTTCTAGTATCCATTGCCGGATTCATGCAATCTTTAGGGGATTTCTGCatcggtggtggtggtggtggtggtggttgtggaGGAGATGAAAAACTACAACCACTGCTATTTCCACTGCCAACTGTGTTTGTTGGATTGGCATTCTGAAACGCACCAAAAGGGAAGTCTGCGGCACTTGCTCCAGCACCTGTACTGTCGCTGCTCGTGTATGATGAATTCGCCCATGGAGGTAGTGGTTTCCCAGAGGACTTTGTTCCAAAGCCATCCAATGAACTAAAAGGATTTTGTTTAGCATTCGCCACCGGTATTCCCCCCATTGATTTCATTGGCTGCCCACTAATACTCATCGGAGCCCCAATCTTGGAAGCGGGCTGATTGAAAAAAGAGTAGTTTCCAACCTTGTCGGCATATCTCCAGTCGTCGGGCCTTGTCGGAGTACTGCTAGCCATAGACGAGGCAAATGTGGTGGTAGCAGTCAGTCTAGGGAGTGAATCAGGCGATTTACCCACTCTGAAGGCGTTCTTCGGCGGAGCTGACTTAAAAGGAACATTTGCAGACATGCCACGGCCCTGGCCGAGGGCGGATCCAACGAGGTCGCCGAGAAGGTTAGGCTTCGACTTGGGGATCCCGATCCCAGAGGAAGGGTTCGCGGACGTCTAGCTTTTTTTGAAGATACAGAAGCATTGAAGCTTACTCTGTGCTCTCTGACAAGAGCAAGTGCGCCATCTACGACGCCGGGCTCTACGACCCCCATGACGGCGATGATCAGGGATTCGCCAATTTCATGCCAGAAATGCTTGCGATGATGGAGGGTGTTAAATCCGAGAAGCCAGATTGTTTGGAAGATTGCAGCGGATGCTGGCGGAGATCGTGGGCGACACCGTCGACGATCCGGGGACCAGCGGCGGAGGGGCGAACGCCAGGGGCCGACGAGGGCCGTCAATTTCGGCCGAAGGAGGGCGCCGCGTAGGGGTCGGTGGTTTTTTGGTTCTTAAAGAGGGCAGGAGGCGAAGCGAGATCGAAAACGAGGGGAAGATTGATCGCCCTCTCAATATTCCCTCATTCCGTCACCGTAAAATACCTCTTCGTCTTTTTTGGGCATTGAAACTATCAACAAAATCTAGTCGTCTTTGGGACAAAATTTGAGTATAGccagaggaaagaaaagaaattatgttTCATCTTCGTTTCATCTCTCAATCTTTTGATCTTAGTCTTGCATTGTCAATTTATGAGTATTGTGAGTGTTCCCCCCTACTAATACTAgacttttaaaatttctaaaactacttaaaatataaaaagatataaattaataaaaatatcaaaaatatcttaaacgttaaaaaaataaaaactactataaataataataataataataataataataattcaactCAACTCAACTCATGGTGAATTGTGGGCAATGGCATAGCCAGGTCTTCAAATGCCCTGGGCTAAATTACAACAATAAGAAAACATATATGTATATTGAACATTTAACAAACTTATAACATTTATATATCAATATCCTTTTACATAGTTCAAATTTCATACAAAATACTTCAATATCTACTTAAGTTGTGCTCGACGAGATTTTAGAGTATAAAACTCATCTATTACTAATTTCAAGTCTATTTTCTCAGACAATTGTCGTTCTATGTAGAGAATCATGCAATCGGAAAGTAAATCATCATCCATCTTGTTGCGACGTGTCGTTTTGAGAAATTTCATGGATGAAAAAGCTCTCTCTGCCATTGCAGTTGATACAGAAAGAGTCAATACAAGAAGAATCAATCTCTGAATCATAACATAACTTTCAGCCTTTTTTGTCACAATCATTTCTCTATATAATGCAGAAAGAGTAGAATTTTTTGAAACTCACGATCACAAACTATGTCAAGTTGATAGTGTTCCAATTCAGCTCTCAAAACATGAATTTCTTGTTGAGTAAAAGCAGTCGAATAAAATTTTGATGCAAGCTTGTAAATGTCGCCaacattaaattttttaaatgaatcagTAGGATCCAAAATTGaaaaaagaacaagaagtttcaTTATTACCTCACTGAATCTACAATTTAGTTCCATAACTTGAAAATCTATTACAGCATTAAAAATATCATAGTGATAATGATGTTCAACTGTGACATGATCCCGTTGTTGACAATAATGATGATTAACTTTATAACCACAACTCATATCAAGCATCTCAATATTATATCATTCACAAAAAGTCTTTACTTTCTCAAAAAATTTATCCCAACCATCTTCTCTAAATTTTAGAAGAATGACTTTTGTGGTTGAGACAAATTTTAAAGCATTCACAATGTCTTGTAATTTATTTTATAGAGCTTGACAAGGAATGT
Coding sequences:
- the LOC122048193 gene encoding protein transport protein sec31-like, with protein sequence MGVVEPGVVDGALALTSANPSSGIGIPKSKPNLLGDLVGSALGQGRGMSANVPFKSAPPKNAFRVGKSPDSLPRLTATTTFASSMASSTPTRPDDWRYADKVGNYSFFNQPASKIGAPMSISGQPMKSMGGIPVANAKQNPFSSLDGFGTKSSGKPLPPWANSSYTSSDSTGAGASAADFPFGAFQNANPTNTVGSGNSSGCSFSSPPQPPPPPPPPMQKSPKDCMNPAMDTRKR